In one Fusarium falciforme chromosome 5, complete sequence genomic region, the following are encoded:
- a CDS encoding Ornithine decarboxylase antizyme, whose translation MAPMKTQNLNYSSNYGEAVAQKVNVLASCYIVDSAANLKGLHYCTTGGPSGIPEVPSSGLPSPPTSPPLAALTSSNELALLPKSKKREIPGRRLARRGGAALSIREECERFFCESMKTTFHGERNSSMNGSGLSGAYLQTPPPDDRLPEHFKQLSDDKLPGYDITAWLEMWDYAGGASFRAFVADDGEEKTLFVFFDIQGVLGRDLKKALMALIELADGPLDCSHIVTCIDRRIPVDEARSLSKSLQWVGFDMITLDHWAHDLDVTSKRWMLMGMEL comes from the exons atgGCGCCAATGAAAACCCAAAATTTGAATTACAGTAGTAATTACGGCGAGGCCGTTGCCCAGAAGGTCAATGTCCTTGCCTCTTGCTACATCGTCGACTCTGCCGCCAACCTTAAGGGCCTCCACTACTGCACTACCGGG GGGCCGAGTGGTATTCCTGAGGTCCCTTCCTCAGGCCTACCCTCCCCTCCGACAAGTCCCCCCCTCGCCGCACTAACCTCGTCTAACGAGCTCGCCCTTCTgcccaagagcaagaagcgcGAGATCCCAGGCCGGCGCCTGGCCCGGCGAGGGGGGGCAGCACTCTCGATCAGGGAAGAATGTGAGAGATTCTTCTGCGAGTCCATGAAGACGACTTTCCACGGTGAGAGGAATTCGTCGATGAATGGCTCCGGCCTGTCTGGTGCTTATTTGCAAACGCCGCCGCCCGATGACCGGCTTCCCGAACACTTCAAGCAGCTCTCCGACGACAAGCTGCCCGGCTACGATATTACTGCCTGGCTGGAGATGTGGGACTATGCCGGCGGTGCGAGCTTCCGTGCCTTTGTCGCTGAcgatggagaggagaagaccCTCTTTGTCTTCTTCGACATCCAAGGCGTTCTTGGCCGAGATCTGAAAAAGGC TCTCATGGCCCTTATCGAACTGGCTGACGGTCCTCTGGACTGCTCCCACATTGTCACTTGCATTGATAGGCGCATCCCTGTGGATGAGGCGCGGTCTCTGTCCAAGAGTCTTCAGTGGGTTGGCTTTGACATGATTACCCTTGATCACTGGGCTCATGACCTCGACGTCACGAGCAAGAGGTGGATGTTGATGGGTATGGAGCTGTAG
- a CDS encoding 1,3-beta-glucanosyltransferase produces MKTTALLSALAGIGAVSATPTLKEPPSKRATLPTVTVSGNAFWAGDERFYLRGIDYQPGGASANKDPLADTKVCERDIKNFKDLGVNVIRVYAVDNTADHDECMKALNDAGIYLVLDVNNPKYSINRGNPGPSYNTAYLQSVFATVEMFAQYDNTLAFFSGNEVINDEEDTDKSAPYVKAVTRDMRAFMKARKLRQVPVGYSAADVAQNRMQTAHYFNCGSDDLRSDFFAFNDYSWCNSDFKTAGWDVKVKNFTDYGLPIFLSEYGCIKNRPRKFEELEALMSDEMTGVYSGGLMYEYSYEDNDFGIVKISGNTVKTTDEYKLLKEALKNYPMPTGSGGAAKSTHGVDCPAKEDVWQVDPDLVPEMPSQAKKYFTNGAGKGPGFDGNDGEGSHFEVDSGTATASVSAGKSTSTSSGSESSDDDDDSAASTLDLAPLYITGAATLFTLFGTLLL; encoded by the exons ATGAAGACCACTGCTCTTCTTTCCGCCTTAGCGGGCATTGGCGCCGTCTCGGCCACCCCTACCCTCAAGGAGCCTCCCAGCAAGCGTGCAACCCTCCCCACCGTCACGGTCTCGGGCAACG CTTTCTGGGCCGGTGATGAACGATTCTACCTTCGAGGCATTGACTATCAGCCTGGTGGTGCTTCCGCTAACAAGGACCCCTTGGCCGATACCAAGGTCTGCGAGCGCGATATTAAGAACTTCAAGGACCTTGGCGTCAACGTCATTCGTGTCTACGCTGTCGACAACACGGCCGACCACGATGAGTGCATGAAGGCGCTCAACGACGCTGGCATCTACCTCGTCCTAGATGTCAACAACCCCAAGTACTCCATCAACCGCGGCAACCCCGGTCCCTCTTACAACACCGCCTACCTCCAGAGCGTCTTTGCCACTGTCGAGATGTTTGCTCAGTACGACAACACCCTCGCTTTCTTCTCGGGTAACGAGGTCATcaacgatgaggaggatacCGACAAGTCCGCTCCCTACGTCAAGGCTGTCACTCGTGATATGAGGGCATTCATGAAGGCCCGCAAGCTCCGCCAGGTCCCTGTCGGTTACTCGGCTGCCGATGTCGCACAGAACCGAATGCAGACTGCCCACTACTTCAACTGTGGCTCCGACGATCTGCGGTCCGACTTCTTCGCCTTCAACGACTACTCTTGGTGCAACAGTGACTTCAAGACCGCTGGCTGGgatgtcaaggtcaagaactTTACTGACTACGGTCTTCCCATCTT CCTCTCCGAGTATGGTTGCATCAAGAACCGTCCTCGCAAgtttgaggagctcgaggccctGATGAGCGACGAGATGACCGGTGTCTACTCTGGTGGTCTCATGTACGAGTACTCGTACGAGGACAACGACTTCGGTATCGTCAAGATCAGCGGCAACACCGTCAAGACCACCGACGAGTACAAGCTTTTGAAGGAGGCTCTTAAGAACTACCCCATGCCCACCGGCTCTGGCGGCGCTGCCAAGTCTACGCACGGTGTCGACTGCCCCGCCAAGGAGGATGTCTGGCAGGTTGACCCTGACCTTGTTCCCGAGATGCCCTCGCAGGCCAAGAAGTACTTTACCAACGGTGCTGGCAAGGGTCCCGGCTTCGATGGCAACGACGGCGAGGGTTCCCACTTTGAGGTCGACAGCGGTACCGCGACCGCCAGTGTCAGCGCTGGCAAGTCCACTTCTACCAGCAGTGGTTCCGAGTCttcggacgacgacgacgacagcgcCGCTTCCACTCTGGATCTGGCTCCTCTCTACATCACTGGCGCCGCCACCCTCTTCACTCTGTTCGGAACCCTTCTCCTGTAA